One window of Cohnella hashimotonis genomic DNA carries:
- a CDS encoding DAK2 domain-containing protein, whose translation MTTKLLNGTDWAAMVLTGAERLSQQAELINALNVFPVPDGDTGTNMNLTMTAGVAELKNKPSPEIGRAAEVLSKGLLMGARGNSGVILSQLFRGFARAVAGQREITVPLFAAALRQGVDTAYKAVVKPVEGTILTVAREAARHGESIARRTEDIAEWMGEVLDKAAETLARTPDMLPVLKQVGVVDSGGQGLVCIYEGFVQYLNAQRQGAGAAPYAGGWTSYAPVASASSSPLPVQVAAAAQASSAQSRIATESIQFPYDMEFFIRLQGRTAFSEASFRRALERDGDSIILIADGDIVKVHVHSRRPGDVLNAAVAYGELTNFHILNMRDQHRELLHPSAGAEAAGDSSDPMGLEAASGIPDMPELRAAEAASQAIEPAHPVAFEMADYGVVAVSVGAGNDELFRSLGVDAIISGGQSMNPSTEDLVQAISSLAADHIFVLPNNSNILMAAKQAQELADRPVTVVPTRSIPQGLAAMLAFQEEQPASVNEDRMLRAIDRVLTGSVTRAVRDTVMDGIDIRGGAYIGILDKQIVASEETVLAATQSLLERMLESGDETVMLLSGEGAEEGDTAGLVAWLAEAYPDAEVERHEGGQHLYPYLILVEKSD comes from the coding sequence TTGACTACGAAGCTTTTAAACGGAACCGACTGGGCCGCCATGGTACTGACCGGCGCGGAGCGACTCTCGCAGCAGGCGGAGCTGATCAACGCGCTTAACGTATTCCCCGTCCCGGACGGCGATACGGGTACCAATATGAACTTGACGATGACGGCCGGCGTGGCCGAATTGAAAAATAAACCTTCGCCCGAGATCGGCCGCGCTGCGGAAGTGCTGTCGAAAGGGCTTCTGATGGGCGCGCGCGGCAACTCGGGCGTTATTTTGTCGCAGCTGTTCCGCGGGTTCGCCCGCGCGGTCGCCGGCCAGCGGGAGATCACCGTGCCGTTGTTCGCAGCTGCCTTAAGGCAAGGAGTTGATACCGCTTACAAGGCGGTGGTCAAGCCCGTCGAGGGCACCATTCTGACCGTCGCGCGCGAAGCGGCGAGGCACGGCGAATCGATCGCAAGGCGCACCGAGGATATCGCCGAGTGGATGGGCGAAGTGCTCGACAAGGCGGCCGAGACGCTGGCCCGCACGCCCGATATGCTGCCGGTGCTTAAGCAGGTGGGCGTCGTCGATTCCGGCGGACAGGGGCTTGTGTGCATTTACGAAGGCTTCGTGCAGTACCTGAACGCGCAGCGGCAAGGCGCCGGAGCGGCCCCGTACGCGGGAGGGTGGACGTCATACGCGCCGGTTGCCTCCGCCTCGTCATCGCCCTTGCCGGTGCAAGTTGCGGCCGCGGCCCAAGCGTCGTCGGCCCAGTCGAGGATTGCGACCGAGTCCATCCAATTTCCGTACGATATGGAGTTTTTCATTCGCCTGCAGGGACGTACCGCGTTTTCCGAGGCTTCCTTCCGCAGGGCGCTCGAGCGGGACGGAGATTCGATCATCCTGATCGCGGACGGCGATATCGTCAAGGTTCACGTGCACTCCCGCCGACCGGGCGACGTGCTCAATGCGGCGGTCGCGTACGGCGAGCTGACGAATTTTCATATTTTGAACATGCGCGACCAGCATCGCGAGCTGCTGCATCCTTCTGCCGGCGCGGAAGCGGCGGGCGACTCGTCAGATCCGATGGGGCTCGAGGCGGCGTCGGGCATTCCCGATATGCCGGAGCTGAGAGCGGCGGAGGCGGCTTCGCAGGCGATCGAGCCGGCGCATCCGGTCGCCTTCGAGATGGCCGATTACGGCGTCGTCGCCGTCAGCGTCGGCGCGGGCAACGACGAGCTGTTCCGCAGCCTCGGCGTGGACGCGATCATCTCGGGCGGACAGAGCATGAATCCGAGCACGGAGGACCTCGTGCAGGCAATCTCTTCGCTCGCGGCGGACCATATCTTCGTCCTCCCGAACAATTCGAATATCCTGATGGCCGCGAAGCAGGCGCAGGAGCTGGCGGACCGGCCCGTCACGGTCGTGCCGACGCGCAGCATCCCGCAGGGACTGGCCGCGATGCTCGCGTTCCAGGAGGAGCAGCCGGCATCCGTCAACGAAGATCGCATGCTGCGGGCGATCGACCGCGTGCTGACCGGCTCGGTCACCCGAGCCGTCCGGGATACCGTTATGGACGGCATCGACATTCGCGGCGGCGCGTATATCGGCATTTTGGACAAACAGATCGTCGCTTCGGAGGAGACGGTGTTGGCCGCGACCCAAAGCCTGCTGGAGCGGATGCTCGAGAGCGGCGACGAGACGGTCATGCTGCTGTCGGGAGAAGGCGCCGAGGAAGGCGATACCGCCGGGCTCGTGGCCTGGCTCGCCGAGGCTTATCCGGATGCGGAAGTGGAACGGCATGAGGGCGGACAGCATTTGTATCCGTACCTGATTTTGGTGGAAAAGTCGGATTAG
- a CDS encoding Asp23/Gls24 family envelope stress response protein translates to MPMQLSTENGKIDVADQVIAVIAGSAALDCYGLVGMASRKQLKDGIAELLGRENLARGVEVRREGEELHLDLYVIVSYGTKISEVAHNIQSKVKYVLEEVVGIAVDRLNIFVQGVRVIR, encoded by the coding sequence ATGCCTATGCAGCTATCGACGGAAAACGGCAAAATCGACGTGGCCGATCAGGTCATCGCCGTCATCGCGGGTTCGGCGGCGCTCGACTGCTACGGCCTCGTCGGTATGGCCTCCAGGAAGCAATTAAAGGACGGGATCGCCGAGCTGCTCGGCCGCGAGAATCTCGCGCGGGGCGTCGAAGTGCGCCGCGAAGGGGAAGAGCTCCATCTGGATCTGTACGTGATCGTCAGCTACGGCACGAAGATCTCGGAGGTCGCCCACAACATCCAATCCAAAGTAAAGTACGTGCTGGAGGAAGTCGTCGGGATTGCCGTGGACCGTCTGAACATTTTCGTTCAGGGCGTGCGCGTCATTCGCTAG
- the rpmB gene encoding 50S ribosomal protein L28 produces the protein MARKCYITGKKPGAGNNVSHANNHNKRSWGVNVQKVRILVNGKPKRVYVSTRALKSGKVVRV, from the coding sequence ATGGCTCGCAAATGTTATATCACGGGGAAGAAGCCGGGTGCCGGCAACAACGTTTCCCACGCCAACAATCATAACAAACGCTCTTGGGGCGTCAACGTGCAGAAGGTTCGCATTTTGGTGAACGGCAAGCCGAAGCGCGTTTACGTCAGCACTCGCGCCCTGAAGTCCGGCAAAGTCGTTCGTGTATAA
- the spoVM gene encoding stage V sporulation protein SpoVM, protein MKFYTIKLPKFLGGFVKAILNTFQKS, encoded by the coding sequence ATGAAGTTTTACACCATCAAGCTGCCGAAGTTCTTGGGCGGATTCGTCAAAGCGATCCTGAATACGTTTCAGAAAAGCTGA
- the rpe gene encoding ribulose-phosphate 3-epimerase has product MAIIAPSILSADFARLGEEVRVAEAAGADWIHIDIMDGQYVPNLTFGPPVVAAIRSYTALTFDAHLMVETPDRLLADVAAAGADRITVHAEASTHLHRTVHAIRELGKGAGVALNPHTPLSVLDYVLDDVDLVLIMTVNPGFGGQSFISGMLSKIRQLRQSLVARGRGDVHIQVDGGINAETSKLVREAGADVLVAGNYVFGHADRAAAIASLRD; this is encoded by the coding sequence ATGGCAATTATCGCACCATCGATCCTGTCGGCCGACTTCGCTCGGCTCGGGGAGGAGGTTCGCGTTGCGGAAGCCGCCGGCGCGGACTGGATTCACATCGATATTATGGACGGGCAGTACGTCCCGAATCTGACCTTCGGACCGCCCGTGGTCGCGGCGATCCGTTCCTATACGGCATTGACCTTCGACGCGCACCTTATGGTCGAGACGCCGGACCGGCTGCTCGCGGACGTCGCGGCGGCCGGCGCGGACCGGATTACGGTGCATGCCGAAGCGAGCACGCATTTGCACCGGACCGTACACGCGATTCGCGAGCTCGGGAAGGGAGCGGGCGTCGCGCTCAACCCGCATACGCCGCTGTCCGTGCTCGACTACGTGCTCGACGACGTCGACCTCGTCCTCATCATGACGGTCAACCCGGGTTTCGGCGGGCAATCCTTCATTTCCGGGATGCTGTCCAAGATCCGGCAGCTTCGCCAGTCGCTCGTCGCGCGCGGCCGGGGCGACGTTCACATCCAGGTGGACGGCGGCATCAATGCCGAGACTTCCAAGCTTGTGCGCGAAGCGGGCGCGGACGTGCTCGTTGCCGGCAATTACGTGTTCGGCCACGCGGATCGCGCCGCTGCCATCGCTTCGCTAAGGGACTGA
- the rsgA gene encoding ribosome small subunit-dependent GTPase A, with translation MKKKGNDAARPTVNEREGIIVKALSGYYYVSDEQRDMTIQCRARGIFKKRGESPLVGDRVVYEETENGEGAVNGILPRSSSLIRPPVANADQAVLVFSVIRPELNLQLLDKFLVHIEHAGMDALIVLTKLDAAERSEEAGRIGRDIDDAVALYEGIGYRVLAVSARQGTGLEELRGLLAGHVNVFAGQSGVGKSSLLNALVPGLTMETNEISEKLGRGKHTTRHVELVELPSGGFVADTPGFSQLDFQELGIDEIGSCFREFRELAQGCKFRGCTHIHEPGCAVLAELERGGIAESRYRHYKEFMTEWKEKARRY, from the coding sequence ATGAAAAAAAAGGGCAACGACGCAGCGCGTCCGACCGTAAACGAGCGCGAGGGCATCATCGTCAAGGCGCTAAGCGGCTATTATTATGTAAGCGACGAGCAGCGCGATATGACGATCCAGTGCAGGGCTCGCGGCATTTTCAAAAAACGGGGCGAATCTCCGCTCGTCGGGGACAGGGTCGTGTACGAGGAGACGGAAAACGGAGAAGGCGCGGTCAATGGCATTTTGCCTAGATCCTCGTCGCTGATCCGGCCTCCCGTCGCCAATGCCGACCAGGCCGTGCTCGTGTTTTCCGTGATTCGGCCGGAGCTCAACCTGCAACTGCTCGACAAGTTCCTCGTGCATATCGAGCATGCGGGAATGGACGCGCTCATCGTGCTGACCAAGCTCGACGCGGCCGAGCGGTCCGAGGAAGCGGGAAGAATCGGACGGGATATCGACGACGCGGTGGCGCTGTACGAGGGTATCGGATACCGGGTCCTCGCCGTCAGCGCGCGCCAGGGCACCGGCCTCGAGGAACTGCGCGGCCTGCTGGCCGGCCATGTCAACGTATTCGCGGGCCAATCGGGCGTCGGCAAATCTTCGCTTCTCAATGCGCTCGTGCCGGGGTTGACGATGGAAACGAACGAGATCAGCGAAAAGCTCGGCCGCGGCAAGCACACGACGCGTCACGTAGAGCTCGTCGAGCTGCCGAGCGGGGGATTCGTGGCGGATACGCCGGGATTCAGCCAGCTGGATTTTCAGGAGCTCGGGATCGACGAGATTGGCTCGTGTTTCCGCGAGTTTAGGGAGCTGGCGCAGGGCTGCAAGTTCAGGGGCTGCACGCACATTCACGAACCCGGCTGCGCCGTGCTGGCCGAGCTGGAGCGCGGTGGCATCGCGGAGAGCCGCTACCGACACTACAAGGAATTCATGACCGAATGGAAAGAAAAAGCGCGGAGGTACTAG
- the pknB gene encoding Stk1 family PASTA domain-containing Ser/Thr kinase — MTAIGHLLGGRYELLSRVGGGGMALVYKARDILLNRFVAVKVLRQQFMHDDEFVRRFRREAQSAAALSHPNIVSIYDVGQEEDTHYIVMEYIDGANLNEIIRERAPLAVNESVRIASQICDALDHAHQSQIIHRDIKPHNILIGTNGRVKVTDFGIARAATSSTITQTGSVVGSVHYFSPEHAKGVATGEKSDIYSLGIVLYQMLTGRLPFLGESPISVALKHLQEPFEDPRLVNPSIPQSVENVILRAMRKNPLERYASAQDMLDDLATCLQPQRLNEPKVRFPSDADEEEQTRVIPAIRPEMRSSGEETLAGKGSRKNGPPEERQTREGAAEKRKRKKWVLPVIFGVIAAILIAILIWAIFALKGQLVSPDVQVPTVVNKTLEVATAELEKAGLKVADPVLYEQSETVDKDLVIRQSKQDMPVKSGSLITLTVSLGKELPTLDDYTGKLYEDAVEALQAQGAKNVDKVEKFNDEAPAGTVLSQSPAPGGTYDPEKDTITLNVSKGPESFPMPNLIGMSLSEARAELTKSNLSLPNDKVLQEPSYTTKGKVFKQFPAEQNELVTPGTEVTIWISSGYPADAKEKTWNVTVSPAVEGQTSTVKILLTDARGDSEWGTKKIKTTQTFPIKLVVSPDKEGQITVYRDDQFLDRIRVPYADVEQTPDPTPTPPEETPTPPVDTPADGTIEQPTNDGSNPPGDDPGNENTSVGAANGKANGKGPEKDKGNGEDNGKGRANP, encoded by the coding sequence ATGACTGCGATCGGACATTTGTTGGGCGGCAGGTACGAGCTGCTCAGCCGCGTGGGCGGCGGAGGCATGGCGCTCGTATACAAGGCCCGCGACATTTTGCTGAACCGGTTCGTCGCGGTCAAGGTGCTCCGGCAGCAGTTCATGCACGACGACGAGTTCGTGCGCCGCTTCCGGCGCGAAGCCCAGTCGGCCGCCGCGCTCTCCCACCCGAATATCGTAAGTATCTACGACGTGGGCCAGGAAGAAGACACTCATTATATCGTCATGGAATATATCGACGGCGCGAACCTGAACGAGATTATCCGCGAACGGGCGCCACTGGCGGTAAACGAATCCGTTCGCATCGCCTCGCAAATTTGCGACGCGCTCGACCACGCGCACCAGAGCCAGATCATTCACCGCGACATCAAGCCGCACAACATCCTGATCGGCACGAACGGCCGGGTGAAGGTGACGGACTTCGGCATCGCGCGCGCCGCCACGTCGTCGACGATTACGCAGACCGGATCCGTCGTCGGCTCGGTCCATTATTTTTCCCCGGAGCATGCCAAAGGCGTGGCCACCGGAGAGAAGTCGGACATTTATTCGCTTGGCATCGTGCTGTACCAGATGCTTACGGGACGGCTCCCTTTCCTCGGGGAGAGTCCGATCAGCGTAGCGCTGAAGCATCTGCAGGAGCCGTTCGAGGATCCGCGTCTCGTCAATCCGTCGATCCCGCAGAGCGTGGAAAACGTCATTTTGCGCGCGATGCGCAAAAATCCGCTCGAACGGTATGCCTCGGCGCAGGATATGCTCGACGATCTGGCAACCTGCCTGCAGCCTCAGCGGCTGAACGAGCCCAAGGTTCGCTTCCCGAGCGATGCCGACGAGGAGGAGCAGACGCGCGTCATTCCGGCGATCCGTCCGGAGATGCGCTCTTCCGGCGAGGAGACGCTCGCCGGCAAAGGCTCCAGAAAAAACGGGCCCCCCGAAGAAAGGCAGACGCGCGAAGGCGCCGCCGAAAAGCGCAAGCGCAAAAAATGGGTGCTGCCCGTCATATTTGGCGTCATCGCCGCCATTTTGATCGCCATTCTCATTTGGGCCATTTTCGCGCTGAAAGGACAGCTGGTGTCCCCGGACGTACAGGTGCCGACTGTCGTGAACAAGACGCTCGAGGTTGCAACTGCGGAGCTGGAAAAGGCAGGCCTTAAGGTCGCGGATCCGGTCCTCTACGAGCAGAGCGAGACGGTAGACAAGGATCTCGTCATCAGGCAGAGCAAACAAGACATGCCGGTCAAGAGCGGGTCGCTCATTACGTTGACGGTGAGCCTGGGCAAGGAATTGCCGACGCTCGACGATTATACGGGCAAACTGTACGAAGACGCCGTCGAGGCGCTGCAGGCCCAAGGGGCGAAGAACGTCGATAAAGTCGAGAAATTCAACGATGAGGCGCCTGCAGGCACGGTTCTCAGTCAGTCGCCGGCTCCCGGCGGCACGTACGATCCGGAAAAGGATACGATTACGCTGAACGTCAGCAAGGGCCCCGAATCGTTCCCGATGCCGAATCTGATCGGCATGTCGCTGTCGGAGGCGCGGGCGGAGCTGACCAAGAGCAATCTGTCGCTGCCGAATGACAAGGTGCTGCAGGAGCCGAGCTACACGACCAAAGGCAAAGTGTTCAAGCAGTTCCCCGCAGAGCAGAACGAACTGGTGACGCCGGGGACGGAAGTCACGATCTGGATCAGCAGCGGATACCCGGCGGACGCCAAGGAGAAAACCTGGAACGTAACCGTATCGCCCGCGGTCGAGGGGCAGACGAGCACGGTCAAGATTTTGCTGACGGATGCCCGCGGCGATAGCGAGTGGGGCACGAAGAAGATCAAGACGACGCAGACGTTCCCGATCAAGCTTGTCGTGTCGCCGGACAAGGAAGGCCAGATCACGGTATACCGCGACGATCAGTTCCTGGATCGAATCCGGGTTCCGTACGCGGACGTAGAACAGACGCCGGACCCTACGCCGACGCCGCCGGAGGAGACGCCGACGCCGCCGGTCGATACGCCGGCCGACGGGACGATCGAACAACCGACGAACGACGGATCGAATCCTCCGGGAGACGATCCCGGCAACGAGAATACGTCCGTAGGCGCGGCTAACGGCAAAGCGAACGGCAAAGGCCCAGAGAAGGATAAGGGCAATGGCGAGGACAATGGCAAAGGACGCGCTAACCCATGA
- a CDS encoding Stp1/IreP family PP2C-type Ser/Thr phosphatase, producing MKTAVRSHIGRVRQLNEDRAWVGTTPGGLTAAAVADGMGGHNAGDVASTLAVDSLSKSLSAWEGVLSAFEAEEKLKAIVLAANAAVFEAASTHPQYHNMGTTVVVALLDEQEGLIGHIGDSRAYRVRGGAIEQLTDDHTLVNELTRSGQLSREEAANHPRRNVLTRALGTDADVSVDLQRIDMLPGDRLLICSDGLSALVDKALILDTMNTEGVTLDQRADRLIALALTAGGDDNVTVALIEYEAGTGTRDGGTS from the coding sequence TTGAAGACGGCTGTGCGCAGTCATATCGGACGAGTCAGGCAACTGAACGAAGACAGAGCTTGGGTCGGCACGACGCCGGGCGGCCTGACGGCCGCCGCTGTGGCGGACGGCATGGGCGGACACAATGCAGGCGACGTCGCCAGCACGCTGGCGGTCGACAGCCTGTCGAAGTCGCTGTCCGCATGGGAGGGTGTACTCTCGGCTTTCGAAGCGGAAGAAAAGCTCAAGGCCATCGTCCTTGCGGCGAACGCCGCGGTGTTCGAAGCCGCTTCTACGCATCCCCAATATCATAACATGGGCACGACCGTCGTCGTTGCCCTTCTTGACGAGCAGGAGGGTCTGATCGGCCATATCGGCGACAGCCGCGCCTATCGTGTCCGAGGCGGAGCCATCGAGCAGCTGACGGACGACCATACCCTCGTCAACGAGCTCACCCGTTCGGGTCAGCTCAGCCGGGAGGAGGCGGCGAACCACCCCCGGCGCAACGTACTTACGCGCGCGCTCGGCACCGATGCGGATGTGTCGGTCGATCTGCAGCGGATCGACATGCTGCCCGGCGACCGTCTGTTGATCTGCAGCGACGGTTTAAGCGCGCTGGTAGACAAAGCCCTTATACTCGATACGATGAATACCGAAGGCGTCACCCTGGATCAACGCGCCGACCGTCTGATCGCGCTGGCGCTCACCGCCGGCGGCGACGACAACGTGACGGTCGCCTTGATCGAATACGAGGCGGGTACCGGGACGCGGGATGGAGGAACATCATGA
- the rlmN gene encoding 23S rRNA (adenine(2503)-C(2))-methyltransferase RlmN: MIGLKNKDYVPADGKPFIYDYTLDQLQDWVKSAGEPAFRAGQIYDWLYVKRVSTFEDMTNLPKALREKLADAFNFVTLTEITKLQSKDGTVKFLFGLADNHAIETVIMRHNYGNSVCVTTQVGCRIGCTFCASTLGGLKRNLTAGEIIAQVVKAQQLLDPEGERVSSIVIMGSGEPFENYEPTMTFLRTMTHPKGLNIGQRHITVSTSGIVPNILKFADENTQINLAISIHAPNDELRSKLMPVNRRYPFEEVMNACKYYIEKTGRRITFEYALIGSVNDRPEHAEQLADVLQGMLCHVNLIPVNYVPERDYVRTPRDDIFEFHRILERRNINATIRREQGHDIAAACGQLRAKHMEKQAR; this comes from the coding sequence TTGATTGGATTAAAAAATAAAGATTACGTTCCCGCTGACGGGAAGCCTTTTATTTACGACTATACGCTGGATCAGCTCCAGGACTGGGTGAAGTCCGCGGGAGAGCCGGCTTTTCGCGCAGGCCAGATTTACGACTGGTTGTACGTGAAGCGGGTGAGCACGTTCGAGGACATGACGAACCTGCCGAAGGCGCTGCGCGAGAAGCTCGCGGACGCCTTCAACTTCGTCACGCTGACCGAGATCACGAAGCTTCAATCGAAGGACGGAACGGTCAAATTTTTGTTCGGCCTGGCCGACAACCATGCGATCGAGACGGTTATCATGCGGCACAACTACGGCAACAGCGTCTGCGTGACGACGCAGGTCGGCTGCCGGATCGGCTGCACGTTCTGCGCTTCGACGCTTGGCGGGCTGAAGCGCAACCTGACGGCGGGCGAGATTATCGCGCAGGTCGTCAAGGCGCAGCAGCTGCTGGATCCGGAGGGCGAGCGCGTATCGAGCATCGTCATTATGGGTTCGGGCGAGCCGTTCGAGAATTACGAGCCGACGATGACGTTCCTGCGGACGATGACCCATCCCAAGGGGCTCAATATCGGACAGCGCCATATCACCGTTTCGACGAGCGGCATCGTACCGAACATTTTGAAGTTCGCGGACGAGAACACGCAGATCAACCTGGCGATCTCGATCCACGCGCCGAACGACGAGCTGCGCTCGAAGCTCATGCCGGTTAACAGACGGTATCCGTTCGAGGAAGTGATGAACGCCTGCAAATATTATATTGAGAAAACGGGGCGCCGCATCACGTTCGAGTACGCGCTCATCGGCAGCGTCAACGACCGTCCCGAGCATGCGGAGCAGCTGGCCGATGTGCTGCAGGGCATGCTGTGCCACGTCAACCTGATTCCCGTCAACTACGTTCCCGAGCGGGATTACGTCCGCACGCCGCGCGACGATATTTTCGAATTCCATCGCATCCTCGAGCGCAGGAATATCAATGCGACCATCCGCAGGGAGCAAGGGCACGATATCGCGGCGGCATGCGGCCAGCTGCGAGCCAAGCACATGGAGAAGCAGGCGAGGTGA
- the rsmB gene encoding 16S rRNA (cytosine(967)-C(5))-methyltransferase RsmB, with amino-acid sequence MLLRVEEQGAFSGLELNRVLTDAGLSRPDAGLATELVYGTIQRRLTIDHVLAARVKGWPNKVEPWVRCLLRLSYYQLRWLDRVPAHAVTDEAVRIAKKRGHGGIAGLVNGTLRALLREGVAPSLPAELPAAERLSLAHSYPLWLAERWIAAYGEAGTEALMAAGNEPPHMSVRANRLRGTRDALLAELTGAGIYAEPSKLSPDGIVAARAGSLAQTPWYTSGRLSVQDESSMLVAAVCDPQPGMNVLDCCAAPGGKAAHLAERMAGEGRVTANDVHPHKEALIREQADRLGLPNVVTTVSDALSLPERLAPGSMDVVLLDAPCSGLGVIRRKPEIKWNKTEEDVASLASLQRRLLESASRMVKPGGRLVYSTCTIAPEENEEAVSDFLTTHPHFKLDPGWPEETLAPLRDAGIAGGDFPGMAQLLPQHFGSDGFFIARLVRAD; translated from the coding sequence GTGCTGCTGCGCGTCGAAGAGCAGGGCGCCTTCAGCGGCCTGGAGCTGAACCGCGTGCTGACCGATGCCGGACTGTCCCGCCCTGACGCGGGGCTCGCGACCGAACTCGTCTACGGCACGATCCAGCGCCGGCTGACGATCGATCATGTGCTGGCGGCGCGCGTCAAGGGCTGGCCGAACAAGGTCGAGCCATGGGTCCGCTGCTTGCTGCGCCTCAGCTATTACCAGCTTCGCTGGCTCGACCGCGTACCGGCGCACGCGGTCACCGACGAAGCGGTGCGCATCGCGAAGAAACGCGGCCACGGCGGCATCGCCGGCCTCGTGAACGGCACGCTGCGCGCCCTGCTGCGCGAAGGCGTGGCGCCGTCTCTGCCGGCGGAGCTCCCCGCCGCCGAGCGGCTCTCGCTCGCCCACAGCTATCCGCTGTGGCTGGCCGAGCGATGGATCGCCGCCTACGGCGAAGCCGGCACCGAGGCGCTTATGGCGGCGGGCAACGAGCCGCCGCACATGTCCGTGCGCGCGAACCGGCTGCGCGGCACGCGCGACGCGCTGCTCGCGGAGCTCACCGGCGCGGGCATCTACGCCGAGCCGTCGAAGCTGTCGCCCGACGGCATCGTGGCGGCGCGCGCCGGCAGCCTGGCGCAGACGCCGTGGTATACGTCCGGCCGCCTGTCGGTGCAGGACGAGAGCTCGATGCTCGTGGCCGCCGTCTGCGATCCGCAGCCCGGCATGAACGTGCTGGACTGCTGCGCCGCGCCCGGCGGCAAGGCCGCCCACCTGGCCGAGCGGATGGCAGGCGAAGGACGGGTTACCGCCAACGACGTGCATCCGCACAAGGAAGCGCTCATCCGGGAACAGGCGGACCGGCTTGGCCTGCCGAACGTCGTTACCACCGTATCGGACGCGCTGTCGCTGCCCGAGCGTCTCGCGCCGGGTTCGATGGACGTCGTGCTGCTCGACGCGCCTTGCTCCGGCCTCGGCGTCATCCGCCGCAAGCCGGAGATTAAATGGAACAAGACGGAGGAAGACGTGGCGAGTCTCGCGTCGCTGCAGCGCCGGCTGCTCGAATCGGCTTCGCGGATGGTGAAGCCGGGCGGCAGACTCGTATACAGTACCTGCACGATTGCGCCGGAGGAAAACGAAGAGGCGGTAAGCGATTTTCTGACGACCCATCCCCACTTCAAGCTCGATCCCGGCTGGCCGGAAGAGACGCTCGCGCCGCTCCGCGATGCCGGCATCGCAGGCGGCGACTTTCCGGGCATGGCGCAGCTGTTGCCCCAGCACTTCGGCAGCGACGGATTTTTCATCGCGCGGCTCGTCCGGGCGGATTGA